The sequence AACTGTTCCGCCTATATATACATATAATTTTTCAAATATGAATGCCATATACTAAAAAAATCCATCATATAATACAAAAGTGTTCATTGTGTATTAttaaaatgttcatcgtatatttagaaaatgttcagtgtgtatctTGAATTGATGTTCACCGTATATATAAATTTGTTCATAGTAAACatagaaaaagagaaaaaataagaaaaaatcaGGAGAAAAACCAATCCATGAAGAAAATACAGACAAAAAAGGCCGCTACAGCAAACTGAATGCTACAGCAGGGACCTCCTATATGCCGCTTATTGCGGCAAGGAGTCACAGTTTCACACAAGAAGCGgctcagctgggccggcccattcgctgTCCTCTGCGGCATGAAAATTCGCAAAAATAAAATAGAGCTACCCATAGGAATCAAACCCGCCACCTGATACAGATAAGTGCAATACGATAGGTAGCGACTCGCGAGCTACTGTGAAAGATTTGCAGCGCGATATTAGAAAACTACCGGCAGCGGCAAAAAATGAAACCATTTTGCCAAATTCCGTAAAATAAAAAATGTGGGCGAGAGATCGAACACAAGTCCTCTTGCCAGTGAAGTGCTTCCATAGCCACTGTAGTAACTGAGGTTTAGTCTGTACTATGGCAGCCCAGTATATATGAACTATAATACATGGCAgattaaaaattaaaaaaaatcaagcgTGATTCTATAAAAGTAAATACTTTTTGAAACACAAACTATATTTGGGAACtctaaaaaatatgaaaacaaataggAACAAAAAAATTGAATGCAAAAATATTTTTCGAAATTATGAACTACTTTTTGTAAACgtaaaacattttctgaaaaaccATAATAAAATCGAAAAAGTTGACATTTTTCAATATTAACATATTATTTACAAAACTCAATCATTTTCTATTTTGTGGACAAATTTAaaaaacatggatatttttggaacttgtgaacaaattttgaaaactatAGCATTTTTAGAATACATGAACAAATTTGGAACataggaacattttttgaagttATCAAACATTTTTCAATTTCTGAACAAAAATTAAAgatgcgaacatttttttaatttgtgaacaaaataTTTTTTAAAGTCCCAAAGATTTTTGTATTTGTGAACAAAAttgaaacatgtgaacattttttgaatttgtgggCAATTTTTTTAAAAAGGCATTTTTAGAAACTAGATATTTTTGTTTTGTGATTTTCTTTATGGAAAAGGTGAACACTTTTTCAGTTTCTGAAATGaagcgaacaaattttgaaattctatCATTTGGAATTTGTGAACACAATTTGGAAACATGAACATTTCCTTAAAAACGAGCATTTTTTTAAAAatccaaacaatttttgaaaaagaaaataaatttgataaataaaaataaaaatgaaaataaaataaaaatggaaagaaaaaagaacaaaaaaactagagaaaataaacagaaaaattaaaaaaatggagaGAATAGGAAGAAAGAAgcaggaaaaaacaaaaaacaaaagagaaACATAACAGAAAAAATATTCgattcaggaaccttctagaagttttCAAAACCGTAAAAAACCGGCTAGGAACATGTAGAAGGTTTCCAAAACTAGGAACGTTGAAAATGCTGAAAATGCTTAAACTGGCCAGCCCAGTCCAAACGATCGCTCGATCGCCTGTGTGAAACAACGACGTTTAGACGCATAATGCGTCAAGTAGGGATTTTTGTTACATCACACATACATGTTGATGGTAGCCGTCGTCTACAGTCCAGTACAACGACACTTGTTGGGCTGGCCCAATGCGCTTGGCCCTATGCGTTGCCCTATACAGTCAGCTTCAGCAAACTCCACGTCGACTTCAGTTTGCAACTCCCGGAAAGAGCGAATCTTGTATACAGGCGAAAGGAGGCGACTGTGACTTCCCTTTGCGTGCCGCCGGCCGCTCCGGTGGCGGGAGGTAGGGGAACCTCGAATCTGTGCATCGGGTGGGTTCCCAGTAGGGTTAGAGCTGAGGGAGACGCTGCCGAGGCCATTGCGGGTAGCATCGCGTCTGAATAAGTTTCCCCAGGCTTCGTTCTTGGTCAGGCAGGTCTCTTACCTTTGCCTCAGAGCgagtggggtggggatccccggatctcCTCAAGGTTGCGTGCAATGATGTCTGGAGGTCGACTGGCACTGGCTGGTTTGGTCCTCAGATGATTTGTGGTTGTGTGGAGACAGAGATTTTTCTTTCTCCTCGTCACTATGATTTTTTGTTGatgtttttcctcttttttttgctgcTACTGGAGGGATATCCTGTTTTGCTCGGGCGATTGGCCCGGCCACTGCGCCCGAACCAGATCCAATTCTCTTTCATCTGGAAGGGTCACATATAGCGGTATTCAAAGTCACATATAATGAAGGCAGATGCGGGCGTGTTGGATGCACATGTGTGTTCTTGCCTTTTTGACGCAAAAGCAAAGAAACGGGGAGCCATGTGGCGACGATTATGCCGTGTTCGAAGATGTGATCTGCTTGAGTCTGGTTGCAGATTCTTGTGTTGCAGGAGCCTTCTCGCAAGGTTCAAGGACGATGACACAGAGCTCCGAGATTTTCATGTCTTACTGGTTATTTTGGGGTGctcttttttttgcatggtaatacgtgtctcatttatatagaATAAAGATCAAGTTACAAGTCACGTAAACACCGACCATACAagactgaaaagataggaaaatccTATGCAAAATATCAACGTCCGCCCCTCTCCTTCGACACCACCGAAACGGCCATCAAAGGGTAAAAAGACAGATCACCTCTTCACCCAAGCTCGACGCTgctccatcgctgatcagcagctttacggacctccaaagtGGTTTGCGTGTTAAGGTGTGCTTGTACGCGTCTAGAACTTTGTATTGTTTTATTATATGATTTCAATACCAGTATAATTtcttataaaaagaaaaaaaaagaaggtcTCATCTCTCCGTCTGTCTTTTCTCTTTTGTCCGTCTGTCTTTTCTCTTATTTAGAATTTAGAACAGtctaccgtctactcgtctgccgCGGAGTCCGAAATCGGCGCGGCGCTCGAGATTATCCGTGGCAACTTCGACACCGTTACGGTGTCAGTTATTTGCTCGCATGATTCAGACTCCGGCTGGGCCGCTGGGACCTGCACAAACTCGGCTCTGTCCCGGCTGCTGCTAAAAGGCGCACGCAACCCCGCGAGCCAGGCCACCAAACGCGAGCCTCCCGTCGCGTCCCAAACTCGATCGGCACGAGGGATCACGATCGAAGAAGAGGGCGCGATCGCAGCCGCGCCGGAGCCCAAAGCGCGTCCTGTTGGAGGAGTAGCAGCCATGGCGCACCacgcgtcggcggcgacggcgcagAAGCGGAAGTGCCCCGACGGGGAGACGGCCGGCATGTGCGCCGGCGGCTGCGGGTTCTtcggcgccgccgccaccggcaaCATGTGCTCCAAGTGCTACAAGGATCGCGTTCTCGCCGCCTCAACCGCCcctccggagaagaaggccaagatgaCCGTCTCCGTCGCGTCCCCTGATGCTGCAGTCGAAGCCGAACCCTCCGTGGCGTCCGCGAAGCAGCCGGCGGTGAGGGCGAGCCGGTGCGCGGCGTGCCGCAAGAAGGTGGGGCTGCTGGGATTCCTGTGCCGCTGCGAAGGCACCTTCTGCAGCGTGCACCGCTACTCGGACAAGCACGACTGTGGATTCGACTACAAGACCGCCGGCCAGGAGCGAATCGCCAAGCTCAACCCGGTCGTGGTCGCGGACAAGATCACCAGGATCTGATGCCCGCAAGACCGCCAGAATCGACCAGACGAAGAAACCATCGAACATGTGACGTTCGTTGTCGCCAAACCTGTAATTAGTCTTGGAAATGAATTTGCAAGATTAGTTGATTGATTGAGTTCTTGTGAATTACATAGTCTGGGAAGTGAATTTGTTCGATCCGTTGATGGATTGAGTTCTTGTAAAGTACATTATGCATCCTTTGTAGTAATAATGAAACTGGTGATCACATCTTGTTGATGTGCTCATTTGCAAGGATGATACGTAGTATATCTTGGAGTGTGCGTTAATTTTGGAAATGCGGTAGATAGTATGCATGGATTTGTTTAGCTCATGGTTGCCCACGTTTGTAAGCAAAGAAAGTATTACACATTTTAGGTATTGTGGCACTGTACTGAAGGATTTGGAGATGTAGGAATGAGCTTGCTTTTTTAAAATAAAGAAGGATTTGTAACCCTTTCGCTTTGAATTGGTTGAAATCCTCATCAATTGAGATAGTTGATAGTCTCCAACGTGTATATAATTGTTGAACTATTCATTCTATATTAATTATATATGATCCTGGCATATTTTTATATAACATTTATTGGACTGGCATATTAGTCCAGCGCCAATGCAAGTTTTTGTTTCCTAGTGTTTTTGCACATTCCAGAAAAGGAATTTTTGAGAGcgcaagaaataaaataaaataaaaatatgtcGGCAAGATTCACCCCTAGGAGAGCCTAGGGGTCTTGGGCCCACCTGGAGGGGAGCCAGAGGGGGCCCACATGCCTCTCTCTCATGTGCCCCTGGGCTGCGAGCTGAGGCTGCGTGTCCACGTAGCAGGTCACTTGGTAGCATCCTTTTTCCGTAGGCTTGTTTCGGAAGTTTTGCCACCGACCTATTTTTTCTCTAGATTTTTCAAAGTTAGGAACTCCGTGGGGGAGATAAAATGATAACATGACTCATATTTCAACATCTAGAAAAATACAGCTCAAGGAGAGAGCCAA comes from Triticum aestivum cultivar Chinese Spring chromosome 5B, IWGSC CS RefSeq v2.1, whole genome shotgun sequence and encodes:
- the LOC123117126 gene encoding zinc finger A20 and AN1 domain-containing stress-associated protein 7-like produces the protein MAHHASAATAQKRKCPDGETAGMCAGGCGFFGAAATGNMCSKCYKDRVLAASTAPPEKKAKMTVSVASPDAAVEAEPSVASAKQPAVRASRCAACRKKVGLLGFLCRCEGTFCSVHRYSDKHDCGFDYKTAGQERIAKLNPVVVADKITRI